Genomic segment of Colletotrichum destructivum chromosome 5, complete sequence:
TACTCTCCGTCCCAATTCCAGAAAAGCAAAACAGTTACGATTTACACCCGCATCATCTCCAGTTCCAGGTGCTCGCCTTGGAGGGGGACTGACCCCGTGTTCTTACCGGGGGGTCACCCGTCCACGTCTCTACACCATCTTCTATTTCGACCTCAATattccctccctcccttcctctcttcctctctctctccctctttctttccATAAACAGCCGCCCGTCAAGGGCATCCCCGTGAAAAACTAAGCATCCGCCGTCCGCGGGCTGAAGGTCATGGCGTTGGTTTCAGACGAGCTCGTGGCAGGCCAGCGCGAAATGTCAGCCCTACTCACCGGTACACACAGTAAACTCGGCCTTGCTTTGCTGCGACCGTTGCCTTTCTTGGCCCGACGTACTGGACTGTATTCGTCGAAATAGACTTTGTAGACCCTCCCCCTGAATAGTTGTTTGATAGTCGCAGTCGATGGCCAAATCACCGAGCATGCCGTGCAACCATTCCCGTCCCCATCCAGCTGGGTAGAAATCCCCGTGCCAAGTCTTCTATGGTAGCCCCAATGTTGTCTGTCTCCCCTCCCGGGCCACATGTCACCAGAACTCAAGATTCTTCAAAAGGGGGGCCCTGGTCCTCCCGTCCCGCCAGCTTCGGTTCTTTGGGGAAAAGACTCCGTCGGGCTGTTCTGGTAGCACACCGGCCATTCCTGGTTTGACAAAATCCGCATGTTATTGTAATCACGTCCGTTCCGCTCGCTCACTTCCATCTCACTCTTtccatctccctccttcTGGGTGTGCTTGGCATCACaatcttcttcttttctcttgcTATCTTTAGGTATCGGTCCCTTACAACTCCCCACAATGAGTCGCaccggcagcagcaccggcgaccgtcccgcctcggccgaccTCTCCGGCAGCATCTACCTCATCACGTCCGACGGCCAGACGCTCAAGCTGCCCATGCCCAGCACGTCGCCATATGATCCTCTGACCTGGAGCTTGACGAagcgcctcctcgccatgGGCGTCCTCGTGCTGTACTCCATCGTCTCCATGATGGAGACGCAGGCCGCCACCCTGATGTATCGCTCCTTTGCTGCCGAGTTCAACGGCAACGTACGTCTACCCCGAGTATAGTCCGCGAGAAGGTCTGAACGGTAGGGAAGCTCACTTCTCTCAAAGCAAGTCGACAAGTTCCCACTCAACATCCTcgtctcgacgccgagcacgctttctctcggcctcggcgccttTCTCTGGATCCCCCTCTCGGTGGCTGTCGGAAGACGCCCCGTCTTCCTGCTCGCTTCTTGCTGCTTGACCCTCGCCACCGTACTAGCGGCGAATGCTTCGGGCTTCTACCAACTCCTCGGAGCGTTGAGCTTGCAAGGGTTCTCGGCGGGACTGAGCCTGAGTGCTGTAAGTGATTTAACTCTCATAAATCTCACATTCCCCCTCGGTGCAAGGTTCAGACTGACACCTCATACCGCAGTCGATACTCATCGTCATTGACCTCACCTTCATCGATGAGCGTCCCAACGCCCTCGGCATGTTCTGGagcatcggcctcggcggcgccctcttGTCCCTTCCGAGCGTCACGCCTCTCTCAAGCCCAGGATGGAGAGGCTTCTACGCGGCCTGGGTCGGCCCCtgcctcgccgtcttcgtgtgcgccttcttcttcctccccgaGACGTATTTCGTCCGGCCGGCCGTTGCGTTCGATGGCCGCATTCTCGTGCAGGGCGGCTCGGAAAAGGTCCGGATGTACGACGACTGGGAACAGATACCCGGCAATAAGGTCTACGACGACTCCGCCTCTGGCTCTACCTCTACCTCTACCTCTACCtccgctgccaccgccgctgccaccaccaccaccaccaccaccaccgccactgGTCAAGCCGTGTCCGTAGTCCCCGAGACGCTGTGGCAGGGTATGGTCCGACGGTGGGGTGTCCGAAAGAGCGGCGCGGGCTTCCGGGAGATGTGGACGTGCTACGTCCAGACGATACTCTGCGCCTGCAACCCGCTCGTCTTCTGGGTCGCCATCCTCAACGCCCTCAACTTCGGCGCCATGctcttcatcggcgagacGTACGCCGTCGTCATGTCCCAGCCGCCCTACAACCTCCCCGAGCGCGTCATCTCCATGGTCAAccccgtctcggccatcggCTCCCTGCTCGCCTGGCCCGTCTCGACCATCCTGACGTCCCGCGTAGCCCGCCGCCTGACGCtccgcaacggcggcatccgGGACGCCGAGCACTACCTCATCGCCTTCCTGCCGCcggtcctcgccggcgccggcagcgtcTTCCTGTACGGGCTGACGGTGCATTACAAGTGGAGCTTTATCTGGATCTTTGTGTCTTATCTCATCAACGCcttcagcgccgcctcgtaCGGCATCGCCTCGACGCTCTGGGTCACCGAGGCGTTCCCTCGCTGGGCGGCGCCCGCCATGATCATCGTCGGGGGCGCCGGCTACATGTTGAGCTTCGCGACGAGCTACGCCGTCACGCCGTGGCTCGATTCGCAGGGCTACCTGGGCGCCAACTTCGAGCTGGGCGCCATTCTGTTGATCGTCGGAGGCGTTGCTGTGCCGCTCGCGTTCTGGGGGAAGAGTCTGCGGCAGTATATCGACGGAAAATGGGGTGTGTCTGAGGCCGGAGCGTTGCGGCCGCAGCAGACTGGTGAACAGCATTTCCACTGACACGCCGCTTGCGTTGATACCAAAGATTGCGAAGGCTGTATCACAGCAACGCTGTGAGCCTCCATCTGCCATTTTCTTCTTTAGCTTCTCGTGGCTCGTTCCTGAGCAAAAGCCGACCTTCAATGATAATCATGACCTTGCAATGACTTCACAGACTCTATGTCCATGTCATAGGTGAAGACATGCACGCGTGCCACAACACATCGAACGACTTCAGACTATCCCCAGGTCCTTGTCCGGTGCCGTATGGTGATCGACCGTAGAGAGCAAGCCGATCGGCGTCCATTCGCCCCCGAGGACGTTTCTTTCCATGTTTGTATAGGCATCGGTTCGCGTACGTGAAGCAACTGCAGATGGGTGGACGTGCTTCGTGAAGATGTGAGATACAGACGAGTCCCGCGTGTCCTGGACTTCACCACCAAGACAGCCAACTCTCCGTGGTTCTTCTAGGAGGTTTTGAGGTACAGCGGACTCTCCGTTGGTCTTTCTGATCGTCGTACCGATCCCGACACCGGCTGTGCCAATCTCAATGACTTGATGACTCTGTAAGGGGGGCAGCGTTGTAGATTCGGCTTCAAGTGCGGACGACTGACTGCTGTCAATGTCTTGGGACTCCGTCCGCTCGAGAACCCCTGCACCATCATGGGCTATTTCCCCCATCTCAATATCGTGAGCGAACCTGTCTCCGGAACAGTAGCATCCAAAAAGAGACCGGATGGAAGTGCCATTCCTGAGCCACTCGGCAGTATTCACAGTGCAGGGCCAGACATCCTTCGGGCGAAACGCCCGAACCAAGTCACATAGTTCTGGATACGACGAATGCCGAGAGTACGGGAACGTGATGACTTTCGGCAACCGATCAGccggatcgctcgcagaaCTGGCCGTTTCCTCGTTCAAGTTCCTTTTACTCTGGCCGATCGCCTGAAAGGCATCCAGGATTGCCGCCTCGTTCTTCTCCCCAAAGGCCGCCATGTCCAGGTCCAACGACACGTTTCGGCCGGTTTGGGCACCGGTCTCCAGGAACTCAAGAAGCCTGGACTTTGCATCCACCGAGATGCCCGTCGTCTCGTGGATCAGCTTCAGCGCCGCCTTCATTTCTTCCACCGACAGGGGGTCGAGTTCCGCATCGCGTTCCAGGTCatccccgcccccgccgacgccgacttcAGCGATatctgcgccgcctccgagATGCGCCACCACTGGTTGTATGGATACGACGCTAGCATTGCGGACAACACTGCAGAAGTTGCCCCTTTCGCAACTGTGCAGGCGAACGTGCTCGTCTCTGGTAAGACACCCTGGGTGAGGGGTGTTTCCACAGACATAGCCGGCCAGAGCAGGGGCCTCGGGACACAGATGAACGGACGAACCGAAGCGGTCATTGGATGTCTTGACGGTCAAGGCGGAGAATATGCGCATCTTGTAATCGTCGACGTGGATCCGGGACCTTAGAGCCTTGGACAAGGCGATCCACACCTGCTCGTACCCGTAGGTCCAGGCTTGGATGTGGAAGACGGTGTCATTGGGGTATGAAGCCACCTTCCGGAGCAGCTCTGCAATCCCCTCAGCCTTGGTCTGGAACGGTACGTCCTTTAAAAAAGAGGTGTCGAGATAGATCTTATCGAGAGTCCTGATGCCCGAGGTGTACTCGATGACAGCCGGGTTTCTCGCGATGGAGTTGACGAACCAGGGTTCGCTCCGGACGTCGCCTGTGTAGAGAATGGCGCGATGCAAGTCCTCAATGAGGAAcatgacggcgccggggcAGTGGTTCGCGTCGAACAGAGTGACCTGGATGTGGCTGCCGGGCGCAAGCTCCAAGGTGGTGGGGGTTTCCAGGGGCAGCGGTTTGAGCAGGTTCTTGAGATGCTTGTACGTCTGCACGCGCGCCTCGAGGATGCCTCTGGCATAGTTGAGGCGACAAGGGTAGCGCTCGAGACGGAGCAGCATCTCCCGCGTGGCTGCAGAGCAGTAGACAAAGGGGGAGCGCAGCGTCTCGAGCCCGGCCAGGTGGTCGCTATGGATGTGGCTTAGGAAGCACGCGAGTGgtggacgacggccagcaTGGCTCCGAAAGAAGTCGACTTTCAATAGATTAGCGCTATATCAGAGACCGTAATGCACGCCCGCGTTGGGTTGCAGTGGGAATATCACGAAGTCATCACATAGGTGGTGTGAGTGCTTCGTCGCGGTACCCCCATCCAGGGTTCGGGGACTCACTTCGTATGTCAGGAAACTCTGCGACAAGTCCGTTGAATGTCGACATGGTGCCGTTTATTCATGATCGGGTGACGGGGGTTGCAAGGGGGACGAAGCGCACCGTTGTTCAATGGTGAGACCGGTGTTGTTGAAGGTGACAAGATGAATTCACTTGGACTTTGGAATAGGAAGAAGCGGAATGTCCCTCCGCCATCCCAAAGTGTGTTTCGATGCTCTGACAGCTGCCAAGGGTCATGCACCAGCTGGCAAAGCAGCCGCCTGATTGTCGGATCCGACCGCCGGGGCCGGTGACCCACCTAAATCGGTGGTCGGCCCCGAAAGGCGAGAAAGGTGCCGGGCCCTTTTCGGGCCTCCATGGCCGGCATAGAGAAGGGCCAATCACGTTCACAAATCGCCCTGCCTCCTCCAGCTTCAACTGGTTGTTCGAAGACGTTGCCCTTGATCAGTTTCAATCCCCAAACAGCCTTGGAGCTGGACGGAGCTGGCAAGGTTGGTAGGGGATGCGAGAAGCCTCAACTCCGAAACTGTGGGGCTCAACTCCGAAGCGCCTCCGCTGTGTAATCCGCCGTGCAATCCAGATGAGGAAATCAACTTCAGGTGTATTTAGACCCGGGTTTCGCGACTGGTGTTCATTTATTCGCATGTAAAACTGCCCAGCGAGACAAACAAGCTGTCTCTATACAAGCAATGTTTACTCGCAGTCGACAAGATGAGCGTCAACCACACACCAACATGCCCCCGGTCCCCAACCGAGCCCGATGAGCCGTACAGCATTTTCGATATCCGCCAGAAACGCATCATCATATTCATCGTCTCGGCAGCAGCTACTTGTACGTTTGGCTGCTGCCCATCATTCTCCAGAGATACTCTGCTGACCTTCCAAACAGTCTCCGGCTTCGCCTCCAACATCTACTTCCCAGCACTCcccaccatcgccgacgacctcaacGTCTCTGTCGAGCTGGTCAACCTGACAGTCACCACGTACCTCGTCTTCCAAGCCCTGGCGCCAAGCCTCTGGGGCCCCGTCTCCGACGTCAAGGGCCGCCGTGTCGCCTACTGCTTCACcttcgccgtcttcctcggcgcatgcttcggcctcgccgaggcgcGAAACTACGCCACGCTCATCACCCTGCGATGTCTCCAAAGTGCCGGGAGCGCAAGCACGATCGCCATCGGCTcgggcgtcatcggcgacaTCACAACCCGCGAAGAGCGGGGTGGGTATATGGGAGTCTTCCAGGCCGGCTTGCTCGTACCTGTGGCCGTCGGCCCGGTCATCGGGGGCGCGCTGGCCGGGACCCTTGGATGGCGGAGTATTTTTTGGTTCCTCGCCATCTACTGCGGCGTGTTTCTCGTGTTCCTCGTGTTCTTGCTCCCCGAGACGCTCAGGTCCACCGTCGCCAACGGCGCGAGGGTTCCTCCAAGCCGGTTTGCGAAACACCCCCTGTCCTTATATCAGAGAACCACCAAGGTCAAGTGGATATCCAGAGACATATCTCTACCACCGCCAAAGAAAGTCGACGTAACGGGACCGATACGCATTCTCTTCGACAAACGCGCAGCCCCTATCATGCTCTTCCTCGCGGTATACTACGCTGTATGGCAGATGAGCATCACCGCCATGTCGAGCCTCTTCAAGTCGCGGTACGACCTCTCCGACACCCACATTGGCTTGACCTTCATCGCAAACGGCGTGGGCTCCATGATCGGCACCCTTGTCACAGGAAGATTACTCGACATCGACTACCGCAGAGTAAAAGCAAGGCACGATGCAGCCAACGAGACAGGTGACGCTGCTGTCAACTCCCTCACAGCCCCGGAACTCCCCATCGAGAgggcccgcctccgcctcatCCCCTTATTCTCCCTTCTGCAATGCCTCTCTATCGTCGTGTTCGGCTGGACGATCCACTTCCCTCGCCACGTGCCCATTGCCGTGCCCATCGCATCGACCTTTGTCACCGGCTGGACCGCCGTCTCGACGCAGTCTCTCGTCATGACGTACCTTATCGACGTGTTCCCCGACCgcagcgccgccgcaagCGCCAGCCTCAACCTCGCACGATGCCTGCTAGCAGCGGGTGGCACGAGCTTCGTGATGCCGATGGTGAACGCTATCGGAGTCGGCTGGGCGTTTACCGTCTGTGTTGCTGCGCAGGTGGTGGCCCTGTTAGGCGCGGTTGCGCAGTGGAAGTATGCAGGGAAATGGAGGCGCGAGATGCAGAGTGGATGAGGATTATCAGACTAAGATGATTGACAAGTTGCAAGGTTGACTAGTGCTTCTACTATTCTGATGATGTACAAAACTAGACGAGAGTTTGATTCTCAGTCCATCGTACCACCAAGAATGTATTATGCCCAACTTGAGAACATCCGAATGCTTCGCGATCCAGGTAAGGCCCAGGCTTGCCCCATGAGTTCCATACGGCGACACATCTTGACCTAGACGTATCGTTCAAGGAGAGTAGACGTCAAAGTGGCTTGTCGGAGCTGCCCCGCCAAGTAGCCCGCCTCCCGGAATGTACACCTTGCCATCAAAAGCGAACCCAGGGACACTATGTCTCGGAACCGGCATCGGCTCCAGCTTCGCCCAGCTGTCCGTCGCAAGGTCATACACCTCGGTTTCGTTGAATGTACCGCTCTGGACCTCTGGGTTTCCCTCTCCGCCAAAGGTGTACAACTTGCTGCCCAAAAGCCCCCAAGCGAAGCCGCCCCGCGCCGTTGGCATCTGCGCCGCGCTCGTCTTCCACCCCTTGTTGAGGTCCGTCAGGTCGAGGATGAAGACCGTGTTCGACCGGCCCGGCGTACCGttgtcgaagccgccgacgacgtacAGCTTGCCGTCCACGACCACGTAGCCGGCATGATCGCGCGGTGCCGGAAGATGTCTGGCGTTGGCGGGAAGCAGGTCCGGCAGCCACTTGCTCGTCTTGGTGTCGAAGACGGAGACGTCCGAGACGGAGGCATGCGGCCCCTGGCCCCGCATTCCCAGGGCTGTGAACCCGCCCGCGAGGAAGATTTTGCCGTCGTGGACGCCCAGGGCGGCCATGCCTCTCGGCACATCCGGCACgggcggcaacggcgtccAGGCGTCCCCGGCGGGGTCGTAGACCCACGAGTCGCCAACGGCGTTGAGGACCATCTGCTCTggcccgccgtcgtcgaggccgcccaaGGCATAGATCTtaccgtcgacgacggccacgtTGACGTGGTTCATGGCCCGCGGGAGCGGGGCGAGGGTGCGCCACGATTTGGAGCCGACGGAGTAGGACTGCACAATGTTGACCGTGGTGAACGGAATCGGTACCGCGCTGGCGTTGGGGATGATGCCCccgaagatgacgaggttGTCGGGCGGGAGGATGACGCCCGTGTGCTCCTGGCGAGCGACGATGGGAATGTTGGTGAGATTTTCCCACCGGGGATGCGGCTGATAGggatgggaggaggagagtgtgaggagagaggagaggacgGAAACGGAAACGAGTTTCTTGAGTGCCATGGTGAGGTAATAGCTGTTAAGGATGTATCGGGCTTCGATGTTTGCTTGGTTGCGCTAATACTCCCACTTCTCGCTGCACTGTCGTGCGGCCAGCCATCTTTATATGGTTCTTCACTTCTCCAAAACTCATGGCAGTTCTCGTAATCTCACCTCGGATGAACCGGTGATCCCACTGAAGCGCAGCTTTTTCCCAACTTGCCTTGTTCCCTGACAATCAATATTGTCATCACCAGTTTGCACATTGGCGGTTGTAAAGGAGAGTTTTCAAGTCCGCACAAACGTGTAGGCAAGCCCCACGGGATCCAAGGCAGTCGCTGTAAACGTCGCCTTGTGCCATTCAAGGAAATATGAGCGGAGATGCGACGGAGATCATGAAGGGGCCAGACTCCACATACAGTTCTTCGCGGCGCGAATGTAACCTTGGCTGCGGCGGACGTACTGTGTGGTTCTCCGCTTGCGGCGACCCGGCCGACCCCGGAGCACAGCCCGGTCCCGTCGCGGCACACCACCGATGGAAGTCAACCTTGGGAATTCCAGGTAATGAAAAAAAAGTCTAGTTCGAGTCACGGACTTAAGGGTTGATGAGAGTCCTTCTCCGGGACCGTTACGCCGGCGAATCGGACAAAGTAACAACTACCGTCCGTGATGGCATGATCGTGCagcgaggccatcgacgagaGTATAAAGGTTACCATAGTCCTTAAAACACAGCCCCAAAGCCTGTGTCCCAAAAGTATATCGGAAgcaccatcatcttcttgACTAATCTGTCTATAACTTTCCGTTGCCCGGCGAGTCACGGCAAGGGAAACCACCACACGAGGCGTTAGAGTGTTCGGTTGGTTGTGTCATCGTGACCTGATGAATGGCCCGGGGAAGACGAATCCTTCATAATTTCCATGCAACGTAATCAAAGTTTCGATGGCGAGACTGCATGCAAGCACCCAACTCGAGTTTGCAATCTCGTGGTATTCAATCACGACATCCATGGATGGGTTGAGGTCAGGTCATCGCCGCCCCTTGCGGGGCTTCCGGGCAGTGCCAGGCCAACGAGGCCTCTCGATTGTATCATCCCTTGTGGAAAACACCAAGTTATTCCTTCCTGGTCGCGGCTGTAGGTTTCCCTTGTGGCAGAGAACTGTGCAATCAAGGTGTGTTTGGAGGGAACTCTAAGTAGCAGAGAGGCCAACCTTTGTAGGCAACACTCATCACGGTTACGGTTGCTCATGTACATATCAGCCTGGGTTTCACGCCTCAACATTGACGACAAATCGACAATACCAGCCTCAAATCTGCTCTCAATTTTCCAGACACTATAGATCCCTGGGCTACATTGGCCTGATTTCACACTGCCGTCCGCATCCCTCTTCGCGACAAAAATGAGCCCAAAGGAAACTCAGCAgaagctcggcctcgacttGATTTGTTGCTACTATGCGACCCCCGAAGATAGTCAGAATTGTCTTGCAGCGCTCACCAAGTACCTGGACCGCCAAAGACACGAAAAACTCCCCGATTGGGAGCTTGTCACTTCTGCATATCGCGCAGATGGACCAGGCCTGCCAGAGAACGCAGCGCGGATCGTGATGCTCGAAGTAAGCCTCCTCGCGGCCGGTTCACCTTGGCCCAAAGCCGACTGACGATGCGCAGGTTGGATTCAAGCACAATTGGATGACACTGGAGAATTTGGGCTCTGCAAGATGCACCTTTTTGGCCGCCGTTAATGTCCTGAAGTGTATGGTGAGCCAGACGTCCATTGCGAGCGGTGGACTGCGCCTGGACAACATGTTCGCCTTCATCTGCAGCCCTTCTTGTGAGGTTGACAGCGGGACGAGCTGGGGAATTG
This window contains:
- a CDS encoding Putative major facilitator superfamily, MFS transporter superfamily; this encodes MSRTGSSTGDRPASADLSGSIYLITSDGQTLKLPMPSTSPYDPLTWSLTKRLLAMGVLVLYSIVSMMETQAATLMYRSFAAEFNGNQVDKFPLNILVSTPSTLSLGLGAFLWIPLSVAVGRRPVFLLASCCLTLATVLAANASGFYQLLGALSLQGFSAGLSLSASILIVIDLTFIDERPNALGMFWSIGLGGALLSLPSVTPLSSPGWRGFYAAWVGPCLAVFVCAFFFLPETYFVRPAVAFDGRILVQGGSEKVRMYDDWEQIPGNKVYDDSASGSTSTSTSTSAATAAATTTTTTTTATGQAVSVVPETLWQGMVRRWGVRKSGAGFREMWTCYVQTILCACNPLVFWVAILNALNFGAMLFIGETYAVVMSQPPYNLPERVISMVNPVSAIGSLLAWPVSTILTSRVARRLTLRNGGIRDAEHYLIAFLPPVLAGAGSVFLYGLTVHYKWSFIWIFVSYLINAFSAASYGIASTLWVTEAFPRWAAPAMIIVGGAGYMLSFATSYAVTPWLDSQGYLGANFELGAILLIVGGVAVPLAFWGKSLRQYIDGKWGVSEAGALRPQQTGEQHFH
- a CDS encoding Putative metallo-beta-lactamase, ribonuclease Z/Hydroxyacylglutathione hydrolase; protein product: MSTFNGLVAEFPDIRIDFFRSHAGRRPPLACFLSHIHSDHLAGLETLRSPFVYCSAATREMLLRLERYPCRLNYARGILEARVQTYKHLKNLLKPLPLETPTTLELAPGSHIQVTLFDANHCPGAVMFLIEDLHRAILYTGDVRSEPWFVNSIARNPAVIEYTSGIRTLDKIYLDTSFLKDVPFQTKAEGIAELLRKVASYPNDTVFHIQAWTYGYEQVWIALSKALRSRIHVDDYKMRIFSALTVKTSNDRFGSSVHLCPEAPALAGYVCGNTPHPGCLTRDEHVRLHSCERGNFCSVVRNASVVSIQPVVAHLGGGADIAEVGVGGGGDDLERDAELDPLSVEEMKAALKLIHETTGISVDAKSRLLEFLETGAQTGRNVSLDLDMAAFGEKNEAAILDAFQAIGQSKRNLNEETASSASDPADRLPKVITFPYSRHSSYPELCDLVRAFRPKDVWPCTVNTAEWLRNGTSIRSLFGCYCSGDRFAHDIEMGEIAHDGAGVLERTESQDIDSSQSSALEAESTTLPPLQSHQVIEIGTAGVGIGTTIRKTNGESAVPQNLLEEPRRVGCLGGEVQDTRDSSVSHIFTKHVHPSAVASRTRTDAYTNMERNVLGGEWTPIGLLSTVDHHTAPDKDLGIV
- a CDS encoding Putative major facilitator superfamily, MFS transporter superfamily, with the translated sequence MSVNHTPTCPRSPTEPDEPYSIFDIRQKRIIIFIVSAAATCTFGCCPSFSRDTLLTFQTVSGFASNIYFPALPTIADDLNVSVELVNLTVTTYLVFQALAPSLWGPVSDVKGRRVAYCFTFAVFLGACFGLAEARNYATLITLRCLQSAGSASTIAIGSGVIGDITTREERGGYMGVFQAGLLVPVAVGPVIGGALAGTLGWRSIFWFLAIYCGVFLVFLVFLLPETLRSTVANGARVPPSRFAKHPLSLYQRTTKVKWISRDISLPPPKKVDVTGPIRILFDKRAAPIMLFLAVYYAVWQMSITAMSSLFKSRYDLSDTHIGLTFIANGVGSMIGTLVTGRLLDIDYRRVKARHDAANETGDAAVNSLTAPELPIERARLRLIPLFSLLQCLSIVVFGWTIHFPRHVPIAVPIASTFVTGWTAVSTQSLVMTYLIDVFPDRSAAASASLNLARCLLAAGGTSFVMPMVNAIGVGWAFTVCVAAQVVALLGAVAQWKYAGKWRREMQSG
- a CDS encoding Putative galactose oxidase/kelch, beta-propeller, kelch-type beta propeller encodes the protein MALKKLVSVSVLSSLLTLSSSHPYQPHPRWENLTNIPIVARQEHTGVILPPDNLVIFGGIIPNASAVPIPFTTVNIVQSYSVGSKSWRTLAPLPRAMNHVNVAVVDGKIYALGGLDDGGPEQMVLNAVGDSWVYDPAGDAWTPLPPVPDVPRGMAALGVHDGKIFLAGGFTALGMRGQGPHASVSDVSVFDTKTSKWLPDLLPANARHLPAPRDHAGYVVVDGKLYVVGGFDNGTPGRSNTVFILDLTDLNKGWKTSAAQMPTARGGFAWGLLGSKLYTFGGEGNPEVQSGTFNETEVYDLATDSWAKLEPMPVPRHSVPGFAFDGKVYIPGGGLLGGAAPTSHFDVYSP